From one Lineus longissimus chromosome 3, tnLinLong1.2, whole genome shotgun sequence genomic stretch:
- the LOC135484425 gene encoding protein stum-like yields the protein MMAGPQKENKVTRVKTAEKKGSLQKKESTKQVSGDQRVTKSPRSVNAIKKDTPDRTKVGKQGPVGGKEAEGISVEENQPVGDLPTGVNAKSDDNKDKSQRTNTSDAKVGGVKAVVTEPDSKQGHGGENTGDITPLVKVAPNKIKPVGSGEGTRKTTGNVTQKQKSPGPTQKPKVQIPRTDTQNTGRDPKTGTPGGVTQKVGPKATQPTSSGTLKPRATQQKPGAGLQKVAAGPKKPAAETKRGAGSATTAPKGTKFTAVSGKSTPQSAKRMETPTTAVGRMTTGETPPGNKVMKPEESEKSPRNTSVSSETSVAENEEDRRASKVSVASSKVSDTSLKLDLSSSSSGLPSFPGSAVGVRTPQSSATGSVSDSGYYKVPGIDITMSSDQDIKASEQNEADDKVFKENTADEAANDDKKQDSRDSAVETCENSVGTSVESSDKVDEKAPDGAQVKQDHGKVETDTNDMAKVESDQVNANVNSTANTNIPDDLMADNSAKQVIAVSDAKGNLVDGNIPVREPAKPAVVVPVHVVVPNDAKEETVIKEGKDTEEETVIKEGKETKGKSKEIRVVKEVTTKESKETKTKKDKKEPDAVKDSKPKDSKESDVKESKPKDSKDKDVSLANKRNSVTDLKTEIQEIKTPREKSWKNLFSRDSGKEAPGKAEKVKKKENNNKNPKGDKSQKKDTADSGKPGLGKGKGKSAWSRITTKDLLAGVHTNNMAGEGKQNGVAMTNNNELSRKESMSVLTVPNSNSLDDRQGKPDAKSLRSTGSRRLSVTSARRGSMESRRSVDIRGGLLNTIVVNPPGEDKPKSLVVSDESYIQSAIPILPLPVAILLFLLNIIIPGFGTVMSGFAIFCCGKTRVNSKSGDLKTITFCVNVWVGMAQLFTVTFCLVGWAWSIGWGIRMIGHSIHHRQEVKELREKTLQTMALSAFAGSPVRRMMGFAS from the exons ATGATGGCTGGACCTCAGAAAGAAAATAAAGTCACGAGGGTTAAGACAGCAGAGAAGAAAGGTAGTCTTCAGAAAAAGGAATCTACGAAGCAGGTTTCTGGTGACCAGCGGGTGACCAAGTCGCCAAGGTCTGTGAACGCCATTAAAAAGGACACACCAGACAGAACAAAGGTGGGGAAACAAGGACCAGTTGGCGGCAAGGAAGCTGAGGGAATAAGTGTTGAGGAAAACCAACCGGTAGGCGATTTACCAACGGGTGTGAATGCAAAGAGCGATGACAACAAGGACAAAAGCCAAAGAACAAACACATCAGACGCCAAGGTTGGAGGAGTAAAAGCTGTTGTTACGGAGCCAGATTCCAAACAAGGCCATGGCGGGGAGAATACAGGAGATATAACACCACTGGTCAAAGTGGCGCCGAATAAGATCAAGCCTGTTGGGTCAGGAGAGGGGACACGAAAGACGACTGGGAACGTGACCCAGAAACAGAAGTCGCCTGGGCCAACGCAAAAGCCAAAAGTACAGATACCGAGGACGGATACTCAAAATACCGGCCGTGACCCTAAGACTGGTACGCCTGGAGGTGTTACGCAGAAGGTTGGACCGAAAGCAACACAACCCACCAGCAGTGGAACGCTGAAACCCAGAGCTACGCAACAGAAACCTGGTGCAGGATTGCAGAAAGTGGCAGCAGGACCAAAGAAACCTGCGGCTGAAACGAAGAGAGGTGCTGGCTCGGCCACAACAGCACCAAAAGGAACTAAATTTACTGCGGTATCTGGTAAATCCACACCCCAATCTGCAAAAAGGATGGAAACCCCTACTACCGCGGTTGGAAGGATGACCACTGGGGAAACACCGCCCGGGAATAAAGTCATGAAACCTGAGGAAAGCGAGAAGAGTCCACGGAACACATCGGTGTCGTCCGAAACCTCTGTGGCTGAAAATGAGGAGGACAGACGCGCATCCAAGGTCAGTGTGGCTTCATCTAAAGTCAGTGACACGTCCTTGAAATTAGACCTGTCAAGCTCGAGTTCTGGTTTACCAAGTTTTCCTGGGAGTGCTGTTGGGGTGCGCACGCCGCAGAGCAGTGCAACTGGGAGCGTCAGTGACTCGGGATACTACAAAGTGCCTGGCATCGACATTACAATGTCGAGTGATCAGGACATAAAAGCGTCTGAACAAAATGAAGCAGACGATAAGGTTTTTAAGGAAAATACCGCTGACGAAGCAGCTAACGACGACAAAAAGCAAGATTCTCGTGACAGTGCTGTTGAAACCTGTGAGAATTCTGTTGGTACTTCTGTTGAAAGCAGTGATAAAGTGGACGAAAAAGCACCTGATGGGGCTCAAGTCAAACAAGACCATGGCAAGGTTGAGACCGATACAAATGATATGGCGAAGGTGGAAAGCGATCAGGTTAATGCTAACGTCAATAGCACTGCCAATACTAATATTCCTGATGATTTGATGGCGGATAATTCAGCTAAACAGGTTATTGCCGTCAGTGACGCGAAGGGTAATTTGGTTGACGGGAATATACCAGTGAGAGAACCGGCCAAGCCTGCTGTTGTTGTGCCAGTTCATGTGGTAGTTCCGAATGATGCTAAGGAAGAGACTGTGATCAAGGAAGGCAAGGACACGGAGGAGGAAACTGTGATTAAAGAGGGGAAGGAGACAAAGGGGAAGAGCAAGGAGATCAGGGTTGTCAAGGAGGTCACAACAAAGGAGAGTAAGGAGACCAAAACGAAGAAGGACAAGAAAGAACCCGATGCCGTTAAAGATTCAAAACCGAAGGATTCAAAGGAATCTGACGTGAAGGAGTCAAAACCTAAGGATTCAAAGGACAAAGATGTGTCATTGGCGAATAAAAGGAATTCTGTTACTGATTtgaagactgaaattcaggagaTTAAAACGCCACGTGAGAAAAGTTGGAAGAATTTATTTTCACGTGACAGCGGGAAAGAAGCGCCGGGAAAAGCGGAGAAAgtgaagaaaaaggaaaataacAACAAGAATCCGAAAGGTGATAAGAGTCAGAAGAAGGACACTGCTGATTCGGGTAAACCTGGTTTAGGGAAGGGGAAGGGGAAATCTGCATGGAGTAGGATAACCACGAAGGATTTATTGGCTGGTGTCCACACAAACAACATGGCCGGCGAGGGCAAACAAAATGGAGTTGCGATGACAAACAATAATGAACTAAGTCGCAAGGAATCTATGTCAGTATTGACAGTGCCCAATTCAAACAGTCTTGATGACAGACAAGGGAAGCCGGACGCCAAGTCCTTGAGATCGACTGGAAGTCGTCGTCTGTCCGTGACGTCTGCCCGCCGCGGGTCAATGGAATCGAGGAGGTCTGTTGACATCCGTGGGGGCCTCCTAAACACAATTGTTGTCAACCCGCCGGGAGAAGACAAGCCCAAGTCGTTGGTGGTCAGTGATGAGTCGTATATCCAGTCGGCTATACCCATCCTTCCCTTGCCCGTTGCTATTTTGTTATTTCTGCTGAACATTATTATTCCAGGATTTG GTACTGTGATGAGCGGCTTCGCTATTTTCTGCTGCGGTAAAACAAGGGTGAACAGCAAGTCCGGTGACTTGAAGACGATAACCTTCTGTGTGAATGTCTGGGTCGGGATGGCCCAACTTTTCACCGTCACGTTTTGCCTGGTTGGATGGGCCTGGAGTATCGGATGGGGAATTCGCATGATCGGACACTCAA TCCACCATCGCCAAGAGGTGAAGGAACTCCGTGAAAAGACGTTACAGACGATGGCTCTTAGTGCCTTCGCCGGATCTCCCGTACGGAGAATGATGGGCTTCGCTTCTTAA